In the genome of Halapricum salinum, one region contains:
- a CDS encoding GNAT family N-acetyltransferase, which translates to MSINVDTRIIDRGSDEYVGEAWDLKERIRRSDDVLRQRRGFFENAYRRSKVYVYLNRARRTKLIGFAAVRRDGYILFLAVDESYRGEGFGKRLIARVAEDYRSVSCHARTTNREAIEFYQHVGFEIERRIDNYYEDGGDAYYLKLGDDESITQRLSRLLSR; encoded by the coding sequence GTGAGTATCAACGTCGATACACGGATTATCGACCGAGGCAGCGACGAGTACGTCGGCGAGGCCTGGGATCTCAAAGAACGGATCCGCCGCTCGGACGACGTCCTGCGTCAGCGACGCGGCTTCTTCGAGAACGCCTATCGACGCTCGAAGGTCTACGTCTATCTCAATCGCGCCCGACGGACGAAACTCATCGGCTTTGCGGCCGTCCGTCGGGACGGCTACATCCTCTTTCTGGCCGTCGACGAGTCCTACCGGGGCGAGGGATTCGGCAAGCGGCTGATCGCTCGGGTCGCAGAAGACTATCGGTCCGTCTCCTGTCACGCCCGGACTACGAATCGAGAGGCGATCGAATTCTACCAGCACGTCGGCTTCGAGATCGAACGCCGGATCGACAACTACTACGAGGACGGCGGTGACGCCTACTACCTCAAACTCGGCGACGACGAGTCGATCACCCAGCGACTATCACGGCTGTTGAGTCGCTGA
- a CDS encoding DUF5827 family protein, producing MPRPREDFEDLRALEFREPAEVLDADKLYTIYEVARLLQGVDSGEELDVETENVLLDWAIPWMLKYSEAFVFAEPESEDEPGYYGLAQE from the coding sequence ATGCCACGACCACGTGAGGACTTCGAGGATCTGCGTGCCCTGGAGTTTCGCGAGCCTGCGGAGGTACTCGACGCTGACAAACTGTACACGATCTACGAGGTCGCGCGTCTGTTACAGGGCGTCGACTCCGGCGAAGAACTCGACGTCGAGACGGAAAACGTCCTGCTGGACTGGGCGATACCGTGGATGCTCAAGTACAGCGAGGCGTTCGTCTTCGCCGAACCCGAGAGTGAGGACGAACCCGGCTACTACGGTCTCGCGCAGGAATGA
- a CDS encoding HalX domain-containing protein produces the protein MSDPDAPVVLIVEDEPDVAETYNLWLRDDYEVRMAQNGDEALDMLDEDVDVVLLDRMMPGLSGDEVLSRIRDSGFECRVAMVTAVEPDFDILEMGFDSYLTKPIRSEQLHETVGNLLERSEYDGLLQEYYSLVEKQATLEATKSSAELAESEEYADLTDRINELQDDLSQTLGGIEDDEDFIATLRGLGNGDEH, from the coding sequence ATGTCAGATCCCGACGCACCCGTCGTACTTATCGTCGAAGACGAACCGGACGTCGCCGAGACGTACAATCTCTGGCTTCGGGACGATTACGAAGTCAGGATGGCACAGAACGGTGACGAAGCTCTCGACATGCTCGACGAAGACGTCGACGTGGTACTCCTAGACCGCATGATGCCGGGCCTCTCCGGAGACGAAGTCCTCTCGCGGATCCGCGACAGTGGGTTCGAGTGCCGTGTCGCGATGGTGACAGCTGTCGAGCCCGATTTCGATATTCTGGAGATGGGCTTCGACTCGTATCTCACCAAGCCCATCCGAAGCGAACAGCTTCACGAGACGGTCGGCAACCTCCTCGAACGCTCGGAGTACGACGGCCTACTCCAGGAATACTACTCGTTGGTAGAGAAACAGGCGACACTCGAAGCGACAAAGAGCAGCGCCGAACTCGCCGAGAGCGAGGAGTACGCGGATCTGACAGATCGAATCAACGAACTACAGGACGACCTATCACAGACGCTCGGGGGAATCGAGGACGACGAAGACTTCATCGCGACCCTTCGGGGACTAGGCAATGGCGACGAACACTGA
- a CDS encoding MBL fold metallo-hydrolase, with protein sequence MITNLAAGQQVFTSNVFLVTGERTVLVDVGNDFDVCSAAREHVDEIDAVVLTHTHPDHVGNLDTVVSEFDVDVWGFDPDVSGVDHAIEDGEDVQLGDDVYTALHTPGHKNDHLCLYARAPGILIAGDLIFANGGFGRTDLEEGDRQQLLESIDRVRETVDDTLGELHCGHGPSVTNQPFDHVELAAQAARFG encoded by the coding sequence ATGATCACGAATCTCGCCGCGGGCCAGCAGGTGTTCACGAGTAACGTCTTTCTCGTGACCGGCGAGCGCACAGTGCTGGTCGACGTCGGCAACGACTTCGACGTCTGTTCGGCCGCCCGCGAGCACGTCGACGAAATCGACGCCGTCGTCCTCACCCACACCCACCCGGATCACGTCGGCAACCTCGATACCGTCGTCTCGGAATTCGACGTCGACGTCTGGGGGTTCGACCCCGACGTTTCGGGCGTCGATCACGCCATCGAAGACGGCGAGGACGTCCAGCTCGGCGACGACGTCTACACCGCGTTGCACACGCCGGGCCACAAGAACGACCACCTCTGTCTGTACGCCCGAGCCCCGGGGATCCTCATCGCTGGCGACCTGATCTTCGCCAACGGCGGGTTCGGTCGGACCGACCTCGAAGAAGGTGATCGCCAGCAACTACTCGAGAGTATCGACCGCGTGCGCGAGACCGTCGACGACACGCTCGGTGAACTCCACTGCGGCCACGGCCCGAGTGTTACCAATCAGCCGTTCGATCACGTCGAACTGGCCGCACAGGCTGCCCGATTCGGCTAG
- a CDS encoding sensor histidine kinase, which translates to MAVRFGPYEVLLVVAAIATAVVAVYAWRRRDKPGAPFLALILASNSAWAVVSLVGSLARGEALALLSAKLVYLFVPVTVTGVFLFALTYTGREHWLGPRLYAALAVEPILLNVAVWTNDVHGAFWTVDGVSESSRLGWDITYDVLFHAHIGYSYLLMAAATVWLVQFALGADRLYQRQILGLLASLVPPWIANVLFVVSAVAVDPTPIAFALTGLGLTWSILRARLLDITPIARAAVIQTIADGVIVVDDTGRVVDANATARELFDWPEQIVGASLESALSDEPAVAARIEPLLHDSEERSTELEIEHRFYTIDASPLEDVRGEFIGHALLVHDVTDRKDRELELKRRNEQLDRFAGVVSHDLRNPLHVASSALHLAKETGSEAHFHRVERAHRRMEQLIQDLLMLAREGEEIADRESVSLAEIARTSWDTVSTNGATLEIDGDRTLLADPNRLQQLLENLYRNSVEHTESDVTVRIAATDDGFLVADDGPGIPRSVRESVLEGDYSTEDGGLGIGLMVVDHVASAHGWELTIGDSTEGGACFRFSNVETADTERSVN; encoded by the coding sequence ATGGCCGTCCGATTCGGGCCCTACGAGGTCCTTCTCGTGGTGGCTGCGATCGCGACCGCGGTAGTCGCCGTCTACGCGTGGCGACGCCGGGACAAACCCGGGGCGCCGTTTCTCGCGCTGATCCTGGCGAGCAACTCCGCGTGGGCTGTCGTCTCGCTCGTCGGTTCGCTTGCCCGCGGGGAGGCACTTGCCCTCCTTTCGGCGAAGCTCGTCTACCTGTTCGTTCCGGTCACAGTCACTGGTGTCTTTCTGTTTGCGCTCACCTACACCGGCCGCGAGCACTGGCTCGGCCCACGGCTGTACGCTGCCCTCGCAGTCGAGCCGATACTCCTCAATGTCGCTGTCTGGACGAACGATGTCCACGGTGCGTTCTGGACAGTCGACGGCGTAAGCGAATCGTCACGGCTCGGCTGGGACATCACCTACGACGTCCTGTTCCACGCCCACATCGGCTACTCCTATCTGCTGATGGCGGCCGCGACAGTGTGGCTCGTCCAGTTCGCACTCGGTGCGGATCGTCTCTATCAGCGCCAGATACTCGGTCTCCTTGCGAGTCTCGTGCCGCCGTGGATCGCGAACGTCCTGTTCGTCGTAAGTGCCGTGGCGGTCGACCCGACACCGATCGCGTTCGCGCTCACTGGCCTGGGCCTCACCTGGTCGATCCTCCGTGCACGACTGCTCGACATCACGCCGATCGCACGCGCAGCTGTCATTCAGACGATTGCCGACGGTGTGATCGTCGTCGACGATACCGGACGGGTCGTCGACGCCAACGCGACCGCACGCGAGTTGTTCGACTGGCCCGAACAGATCGTCGGGGCCAGCCTGGAGTCCGCACTGAGTGACGAGCCTGCTGTAGCCGCTCGGATCGAGCCTCTCCTGCACGACTCCGAAGAGCGATCGACCGAACTGGAGATCGAACATCGCTTCTACACGATCGATGCTTCCCCACTCGAGGACGTTCGAGGGGAGTTTATCGGGCACGCGCTGCTGGTCCACGACGTCACCGACCGCAAGGATCGCGAACTCGAACTCAAACGCCGAAACGAACAGCTCGACCGCTTCGCTGGTGTCGTCTCTCACGACCTCCGGAATCCACTCCACGTCGCTTCCAGTGCGCTCCATCTGGCCAAAGAGACTGGCTCGGAGGCACACTTCCACCGTGTCGAGCGCGCACATCGCCGAATGGAGCAACTGATCCAGGACCTGCTCATGCTAGCCCGCGAGGGCGAAGAGATCGCAGATCGCGAATCAGTCTCGCTGGCCGAGATCGCGCGCACATCCTGGGACACTGTCTCGACGAACGGCGCAACGCTCGAAATCGACGGTGACAGGACGCTCCTGGCGGATCCGAACCGCCTCCAGCAACTCCTGGAGAATCTCTATCGAAACAGCGTCGAGCATACCGAGTCCGACGTCACGGTTCGGATCGCCGCGACCGACGACGGATTTCTGGTCGCAGACGACGGCCCCGGGATTCCCCGATCCGTGCGTGAGAGCGTGCTCGAAGGCGATTACTCGACTGAAGACGGCGGTCTCGGGATCGGATTGATGGTCGTCGATCACGTCGCCAGTGCTCACGGCTGGGAGCTGACCATCGGTGACAGTACCGAGGGTGGCGCTTGCTTCCGATTTTCGAACGTCGAGACTGCCGATACCGAACGCTCGGTGAACTAG
- a CDS encoding twin-arginine translocase TatA/TatE family subunit yields MVVLQIPGIPGGPEVLLLLLLAVLLFGANKIPKLARSSGQAIGEFQKGREQVEQELQEMKEGDSEEGSAETERTVESEDEPTRERESETSDSSN; encoded by the coding sequence ATGGTCGTACTACAGATCCCAGGCATCCCGGGCGGTCCCGAAGTGCTGTTGCTGCTGTTGCTGGCAGTGCTTCTGTTCGGTGCGAACAAGATTCCCAAACTCGCTCGCTCGTCAGGACAGGCGATCGGTGAGTTCCAGAAAGGTCGCGAGCAGGTCGAACAGGAACTGCAGGAGATGAAAGAGGGCGACTCCGAAGAGGGGAGCGCGGAGACCGAGCGAACGGTCGAAAGCGAAGACGAGCCGACCCGCGAGCGTGAGTCAGAGACGAGCGACTCCAGCAACTAA
- a CDS encoding S1C family serine protease, whose protein sequence is MPQEVSRRRFVGLVGASAGVALAGCSSAPGADEAENPFAPETPPKDIIEQATLEEPESTSPSRFTEVFRAVRNSIVQIQVVTPQGNGQGSGWMYDTDGHVVTNEHVIDGATEVNIRFRTGGWRRASIVADDVYSDLAVLEVDQPPGDANALPVKTRDPPVGEEVLAIGNPFGFSGSVSSGIVSGLDRTLPATPDSNFTIPDAIQTDAPVNPGNSGGPLVDLQGRVVGVINSGGGDNIGFAISGGLLERVVPSLIETGNYDHPFMGISLRSVTPAIAEANDLDLASGVYVVRTSDGSPARGVLQGSRRDTVINGRSVPIGGDVIRRMGGQEITTEQQLSSFLALETSPGDTIEIEVVRDGRLQTVDLTLGTRPPPSGSL, encoded by the coding sequence ATGCCACAGGAGGTATCGCGACGACGATTCGTGGGGCTGGTGGGCGCCAGTGCTGGGGTGGCGCTGGCAGGCTGTTCGTCGGCTCCAGGGGCAGACGAGGCAGAGAATCCGTTCGCTCCCGAGACGCCGCCGAAAGATATCATCGAGCAGGCCACGCTCGAAGAGCCGGAATCGACCTCGCCCTCCCGATTCACCGAGGTCTTTCGAGCCGTCCGCAACTCCATCGTCCAGATCCAGGTCGTCACACCCCAGGGCAACGGTCAGGGGAGTGGCTGGATGTACGACACCGACGGCCACGTCGTCACGAACGAACACGTCATCGACGGCGCGACCGAGGTCAACATTCGCTTTCGAACGGGAGGCTGGCGACGCGCCTCGATCGTCGCCGACGACGTCTACAGCGACCTGGCCGTCCTCGAAGTCGACCAACCGCCCGGTGACGCGAACGCACTCCCGGTGAAGACCCGCGATCCACCCGTCGGTGAGGAAGTCCTCGCTATCGGCAACCCCTTCGGCTTCTCGGGATCTGTCTCCTCGGGGATCGTCAGCGGCCTCGATCGCACGCTGCCGGCGACACCGGATAGCAACTTCACGATCCCGGACGCGATCCAGACCGACGCACCCGTCAACCCGGGTAACAGCGGCGGCCCACTCGTCGATCTGCAGGGCCGGGTCGTCGGCGTGATCAACTCCGGCGGCGGAGACAACATCGGCTTCGCGATCTCGGGTGGACTCCTCGAACGAGTGGTTCCGTCACTGATAGAGACAGGTAACTACGACCACCCGTTCATGGGGATCAGTCTCCGATCGGTCACGCCGGCGATCGCCGAAGCGAACGATCTGGATCTGGCCAGCGGCGTCTACGTAGTCAGGACGAGCGATGGCAGCCCAGCACGAGGCGTCCTCCAGGGGAGCCGACGCGACACGGTCATCAACGGCCGCTCGGTTCCGATCGGCGGTGACGTCATCAGACGGATGGGCGGCCAGGAGATCACGACCGAACAACAGTTGTCGAGCTTTCTCGCACTGGAGACGAGTCCGGGCGACACGATCGAGATCGAAGTCGTCCGCGATGGCCGGCTCCAGACGGTCGATCTCACACTCGGGACGCGGCCACCACCCTCCGGAAGCCTCTAA
- a CDS encoding universal stress protein: MTTVVVPVRYPLTSHSKSTLGEAIRVADEEDASLTVLHVNLYQNNGRVTRTDLKSAVEREFGHIPRTRYVVRSGLLVEETILDEVISEEADIVVIGQKQKSRWRETVRRLLDDPDLEHFLANEFDARIVTVNG, encoded by the coding sequence ATGACGACGGTCGTAGTTCCTGTTCGCTACCCTCTCACTTCCCACTCGAAGTCAACGCTCGGCGAGGCGATCCGCGTCGCCGACGAAGAAGACGCATCCCTGACGGTGCTGCACGTCAATCTCTATCAGAACAACGGACGCGTCACCCGGACCGATCTCAAGTCGGCCGTCGAACGCGAATTCGGACACATTCCGCGGACCCGGTACGTCGTCCGGTCGGGGCTGCTCGTCGAGGAGACGATCCTCGACGAGGTAATCTCAGAAGAGGCGGATATCGTGGTGATCGGCCAAAAACAGAAGAGTCGCTGGCGCGAGACGGTTCGTCGACTGCTCGACGACCCGGACCTCGAGCACTTCCTCGCGAACGAATTCGACGCCCGGATCGTCACGGTCAACGGGTGA
- the priS gene encoding DNA primase small subunit PriS, which produces MEERTRAYLRGRFGDYYRRTELTPPPGANEREWGFIPWTSGPGTTMVRHRSLLDLGSIEDFLARKRPRHVYFSAGRYDEPSASSMSEKGWRSSDLVFDLDADHLPSVTLGEDSYAEMLAKCKDALLRLLDFLEDDFGFEDLTIVFSGGRGYHVHVRDAGIQGLEREARREVVDYVRGIGLDIDEIQTKEMRGNTPARVIEKDGGWGSRIHQRLTALSDDLKRMDNEEALGRLSEIEGVGDKTAKTILGAVSADQDVEGYTENEEVEINYEAISAGNIELGGVGMRKLIDAIAEETVSAENAPIDEPVTTDTNRLIRLPGSLHGGSGLAVRRIDRSDLADFDPLVDAVPETFVGHEISVEVTDGGTVELRGDSFTVEEGVHSVPEYLGVFLMARGRAEKGQE; this is translated from the coding sequence ATGGAAGAACGGACGCGGGCCTATCTCCGGGGTCGCTTCGGTGACTACTACCGACGGACGGAGTTGACGCCACCACCAGGGGCCAACGAGCGCGAGTGGGGGTTCATCCCCTGGACGTCCGGCCCCGGGACGACGATGGTCCGCCACCGATCGCTGCTGGATCTCGGCTCGATCGAGGACTTTCTGGCACGCAAGCGCCCGCGCCACGTCTACTTCTCGGCCGGCCGCTACGACGAGCCCAGCGCCTCCTCGATGAGCGAGAAGGGCTGGCGTTCGTCCGATCTGGTCTTCGATCTCGACGCCGACCACCTCCCGTCCGTGACGCTCGGCGAGGACAGTTACGCCGAGATGCTCGCAAAGTGCAAGGACGCCCTGCTTCGCTTGCTCGACTTTCTCGAAGACGACTTCGGGTTCGAGGACCTGACGATCGTCTTCTCAGGCGGCCGGGGGTATCACGTTCACGTCCGGGACGCCGGGATCCAGGGTCTGGAACGGGAGGCACGGCGTGAGGTCGTCGACTACGTCCGCGGGATCGGCCTGGATATCGATGAAATCCAAACCAAAGAAATGCGCGGAAATACACCCGCAAGAGTTATCGAAAAAGACGGTGGCTGGGGTAGTCGAATTCACCAGAGGTTGACCGCTCTTAGTGACGACCTCAAGCGAATGGATAATGAGGAAGCCCTCGGTCGTCTGTCAGAAATCGAGGGGGTCGGTGATAAGACAGCCAAGACTATCTTGGGTGCAGTATCCGCTGATCAAGACGTTGAAGGTTACACGGAGAACGAAGAGGTTGAAATCAATTACGAGGCCATATCTGCGGGTAATATTGAACTCGGTGGGGTGGGGATGAGAAAGCTAATCGATGCAATCGCTGAAGAAACAGTATCTGCTGAAAACGCCCCCATCGACGAGCCGGTCACGACCGACACGAACCGTCTGATCCGGCTTCCGGGGAGCCTCCACGGCGGCAGCGGGCTCGCAGTTCGACGGATCGACCGATCGGATCTCGCCGACTTCGATCCGCTGGTCGACGCCGTCCCGGAGACGTTCGTCGGCCACGAGATTTCGGTAGAAGTGACAGACGGCGGCACAGTCGAGTTACGGGGCGATAGTTTTACGGTGGAGGAGGGTGTCCATTCCGTTCCAGAGTACCTCGGCGTGTTCCTGATGGCACGGGGACGCGCAGAGAAGGGCCAGGAATAG
- the asd gene encoding aspartate-semialdehyde dehydrogenase produces MTTNVGILGATGAVGQRLIQLLDPHPEFEITALTASESSAGEDYRDAAKWRIDTPIPDYVAEMEVRATDPTYVPNDVDLLFSSLPSSVGEAVEPKFAEEGYVLSSNSSNFRTDEDVPLTIPEVNADHLDLIEVQRDERGWDGAIVKNPNCSTITMVPPLAALEEAFGLERVDVSTLQAVSGAGYDGVTSMEIIDNAIPHIGGEEEKMETESQKLLGSFDGAAIEWHDVDVSASCNRIPTLDGHLENVWADTSDDVTPAGAAEALREYPSIDLYSSPDQLIRVFEEPDRPQPRLDRNYDNGMGIATGGLKETTHGINFNCLAHNTLRGAAGASILNGELLLESGYI; encoded by the coding sequence ATGACAACGAACGTCGGCATCCTCGGCGCAACCGGGGCCGTCGGACAGCGATTGATCCAGTTGCTCGACCCACATCCTGAATTCGAAATCACCGCGCTCACGGCCAGCGAGTCCAGCGCGGGCGAAGACTACCGTGACGCCGCGAAGTGGCGAATCGACACGCCGATTCCGGACTACGTGGCAGAGATGGAAGTTCGCGCGACAGATCCGACCTACGTCCCCAACGACGTCGACCTCCTCTTTTCGTCGCTGCCGTCCAGCGTCGGCGAGGCCGTCGAACCCAAGTTCGCCGAGGAGGGCTACGTCCTCTCGTCGAACTCCTCGAACTTCCGCACCGACGAGGACGTGCCGCTGACCATCCCGGAGGTCAACGCCGACCACCTCGACCTGATCGAGGTCCAGCGCGACGAGCGCGGCTGGGACGGGGCGATCGTCAAGAATCCGAACTGCTCGACGATCACGATGGTCCCACCGCTGGCCGCGCTCGAAGAGGCCTTCGGACTGGAGCGCGTCGACGTCTCGACGTTGCAGGCCGTTTCGGGCGCGGGCTACGACGGCGTCACCTCGATGGAGATCATCGACAACGCAATCCCGCACATCGGCGGCGAAGAGGAGAAGATGGAGACCGAGTCCCAGAAGCTCCTGGGCAGTTTCGACGGCGCAGCGATCGAGTGGCACGACGTCGACGTCTCGGCTTCCTGCAACCGAATCCCGACGCTTGACGGCCACCTCGAAAACGTCTGGGCCGACACTAGTGACGACGTCACGCCTGCCGGGGCCGCCGAGGCGCTCCGAGAGTATCCCTCGATCGACCTGTACTCCTCGCCCGACCAGTTGATCCGTGTCTTCGAAGAACCCGACCGCCCGCAGCCGCGTCTCGACCGCAACTACGACAACGGTATGGGAATCGCGACTGGCGGCCTCAAGGAGACGACCCACGGGATCAACTTCAACTGTCTCGCGCACAACACGCTTCGCGGCGCAGCCGGTGCGTCCATCCTCAACGGCGAGCTGCTGCTCGAATCGGGCTACATCTAA
- a CDS encoding ATPase, producing MNLLVAGAEQLDAGKTTFSTGLVHRTGAVGYKPRAGNDYWYSHSDVLSAADSGVLYGKDAKRLASATPSGVTPTDINAIHRLWSPKPGGVGSVLGQDGREFLLDRVGETYVRNATVDLPEHIRGAFPLEDAIDVSSLAAFNDVMETHHQPTQQSLREEIATQPLSVIESYSDVARPLQSLEHDAVAVVEPRRVRLFDGERYDKGCAVASGSSASDHGTLEERVEDVTELVDPVETLELPPVEDSARADPSQVAAAYERAYDAMVSIAGER from the coding sequence ATGAATCTGCTCGTCGCGGGCGCCGAGCAACTCGACGCCGGAAAGACCACCTTCTCGACGGGACTGGTCCACCGGACAGGCGCAGTCGGCTACAAACCCAGAGCCGGCAACGACTACTGGTACAGCCACTCGGACGTCCTGAGTGCGGCTGACTCGGGCGTGCTCTACGGGAAAGACGCAAAACGGCTCGCCAGCGCGACACCTAGTGGGGTCACGCCGACGGACATCAACGCCATTCACCGACTCTGGTCACCCAAACCCGGCGGTGTCGGGAGTGTTCTCGGCCAGGACGGCAGGGAGTTCCTGCTGGATCGCGTCGGCGAAACCTACGTCCGCAACGCGACTGTCGACCTCCCAGAGCACATTCGCGGTGCGTTCCCGCTCGAAGACGCCATCGACGTCTCGTCGCTGGCGGCGTTCAACGACGTGATGGAAACCCACCACCAGCCGACCCAGCAGTCACTCCGCGAGGAAATCGCTACCCAGCCGCTGTCGGTGATCGAGTCCTACAGCGACGTCGCTCGTCCCCTCCAGTCGCTGGAACACGACGCCGTCGCTGTCGTCGAGCCGCGTCGGGTTCGGTTGTTCGATGGCGAACGCTACGACAAGGGGTGTGCGGTCGCCAGCGGCTCGTCGGCGTCCGATCACGGGACCCTCGAGGAGCGGGTCGAGGACGTCACCGAACTCGTCGATCCGGTCGAGACGCTGGAATTACCGCCGGTAGAAGATTCTGCACGGGCCGATCCGTCGCAGGTCGCAGCAGCCTACGAGAGGGCCTACGACGCCATGGTGTCGATCGCAGGGGAGCGCTAG
- a CDS encoding RAD55 family ATPase: MATNTDQSGTMYDLTNVLDIEALESVRPGSNILISGPAMTGKDDLAYEILADGTRQGQGAVIVSTGDRADNVIANFRDRTGTDAVRLGVVDCVSDSANDGSGDGIYVHHVSSPGDLTGIGIGITKALEGLHESGAQQGRLALSSLSTMLTYTDRKTVFKFCHVLSSRLDAAGYLGLFTIDSAAHDEQTLQVIKQAFDGMIEVREQGGTRQARVVGLTSSPSEWVEV, encoded by the coding sequence ATGGCGACGAACACTGATCAATCTGGGACCATGTACGATCTCACAAACGTACTCGATATCGAGGCGCTGGAATCGGTGCGCCCAGGATCGAATATCCTGATTTCGGGGCCAGCAATGACGGGGAAAGACGACCTGGCGTACGAGATTCTGGCCGACGGGACGCGACAGGGGCAGGGAGCTGTCATCGTCTCGACCGGTGACCGCGCAGACAACGTAATCGCGAACTTCAGAGACAGGACCGGGACGGACGCCGTCCGACTGGGGGTCGTCGACTGCGTCTCCGACAGTGCGAACGACGGCTCGGGAGATGGCATCTACGTTCATCACGTCTCCTCGCCAGGGGATCTGACTGGCATCGGCATCGGGATCACCAAGGCACTCGAAGGCCTCCACGAGAGCGGCGCACAGCAGGGCCGACTCGCGCTCTCCTCGCTGTCGACGATGCTCACCTATACCGATCGCAAGACAGTTTTCAAATTCTGTCACGTCCTCTCATCGCGGCTGGACGCGGCGGGGTATCTGGGACTGTTCACGATCGATTCTGCGGCGCACGACGAGCAGACGTTGCAGGTCATCAAACAGGCGTTCGACGGGATGATCGAGGTCCGCGAACAGGGCGGGACCCGGCAGGCACGGGTCGTTGGGCTGACGTCCTCGCCGTCGGAGTGGGTCGAAGTCTAG
- a CDS encoding redoxin domain-containing protein: protein MVDVSDSAPDFTAPLANGDVDSFSLSEHLDEAPLVLAFFPGAFTSVCSHEMNEFQDKLEEFQAAGASVYGISVDSPFALNEFREKLGLQFDLISDAEKDIIEAYDIPMDFADLGVYDVAKRSVFVVDDDGDVRYAWVSDDPGVEPDYEEVLAEVQDLA, encoded by the coding sequence ATGGTAGACGTAAGCGACTCTGCGCCCGACTTCACTGCACCGCTCGCGAACGGCGACGTCGACTCCTTTAGCCTCTCGGAGCACCTCGACGAAGCCCCGCTCGTGCTGGCGTTCTTCCCCGGCGCGTTCACGAGCGTCTGCAGCCACGAGATGAACGAGTTCCAGGACAAACTCGAAGAATTTCAGGCCGCAGGCGCGTCGGTCTACGGAATCAGCGTCGACTCTCCGTTCGCGCTCAACGAGTTCCGCGAGAAGCTCGGCCTGCAGTTCGACCTGATCAGCGACGCCGAGAAAGACATCATCGAGGCCTACGACATCCCGATGGACTTCGCGGACCTGGGCGTCTACGACGTCGCCAAACGCTCGGTGTTCGTCGTCGACGATGACGGCGATGTTCGATACGCGTGGGTCAGCGACGACCCGGGCGTCGAACCTGACTACGAGGAAGTGCTCGCAGAAGTGCAAGACCTCGCGTAA
- a CDS encoding DUF5788 family protein: protein MSDDSGTVVPEERREELLERISKRGSTIGERIPEKITIDDHEIALRSFVWETKKQGVVPPEQRDDVQRVRATLKRERDRLKKRLKNDPLSTAEAESIAETIVGIDRAISALKSLREPDLREHAHEEYIASNKRWMNFINQLR from the coding sequence ATGTCCGACGACTCCGGGACGGTCGTCCCCGAGGAGCGCCGCGAGGAGTTGCTCGAACGCATCTCGAAACGTGGCTCGACCATCGGCGAGCGAATCCCCGAGAAGATCACTATCGACGATCACGAGATCGCCCTGCGATCGTTCGTCTGGGAGACGAAGAAGCAGGGCGTCGTGCCGCCCGAACAGCGCGACGATGTCCAGCGCGTCCGCGCGACACTCAAACGTGAGCGTGATCGGCTCAAAAAGCGTCTCAAGAACGACCCGCTCTCGACTGCAGAGGCCGAATCGATCGCCGAGACGATCGTCGGGATCGATCGTGCGATCTCGGCATTGAAGAGTCTCCGTGAACCTGACCTCCGCGAGCACGCACACGAAGAGTACATCGCGAGCAACAAGCGATGGATGAACTTCATCAACCAGTTACGCTAG